In the genome of Osmerus mordax isolate fOsmMor3 chromosome 10, fOsmMor3.pri, whole genome shotgun sequence, the window ATGAGAGTAGTTTCCTTGATTGATTATAAAGTCACTGAATAAGACCTCTGTAAGTGGTAACTGACCACTCTACTGACAGAAAACCTAATAAATGTAATATCAAAATACTATATATGCAATATCAAAGCACCATATCTTGAATATTTATATTATTTACAGCATGTCATTTAAATACTGAGGTCCTAGCTCCAGCTAGCTTAAGGCACCAGAGTTTGGCTGAATTGATTTAGGTCTTTATCTCTGctgtttctgtcactgtcatCGTCAGCTCAGTCTGGTAGGAGAGATTGTGTTGTTGGACCCACAGATGTGGGAATGGGTCAGCAGCAGGATTACTAGCACCACAAAACATGAATATAAATGATAataaaaccaaacaaacaagaaagTTATATATGTACTACACGACCTGTCCTGCTTTGGAGGTTTAGGCTATATGGTATCAAGGAGGTGTGAGGAAGGAAGTCATCTTtaaggctgggtctgggagatggTAAACGGACCCAGAGCTGGAGCAGTGCTCCAGAGATAGGGTGAGTTGCTAGTCCCTCTTGGTGAGAGCCAGGAACTCCTCCCTGGTCTTGGGATCCTCTCGGAACACCCCCAGCATGGCGCTCGTCACCGTGCGGCTGTTCATCTTCTGGACTCCCCGCATCACCATGCACATGTGCCTGTCACGCAAAAGAAACATGGCTTACACACGTGCCTACGACATGTAGAACGTGGCCAGGACATCCCGATTAATGTACCCCCATGAATAGCATGTGATTTGTAAGTCTACTACCTCAAGCAGCTTATAGTCCATTCCATgccttagagtgtgtgtgtgtgtgtgtgcgtactcaCGCAGCCTCTATGACTACGGCCACACCCGCAGGCTGGAGAGCCTCTGATATCGCCATGGCGATCTGCTTGGTCAGGCGTTCCTGGACTGAAGAGGCAGAAGGGGCtgttttagagagagagaccggggcCAACACTACCACTTAAGGGCAATGGGGGTAAATGATCTGAACAACaacaggaaaacccttttgtaGGCACTGGGAGTTTTAATGTGTTTATGTCTCACCTTGAAGCCTCCGGCTGTAAATCTCTACAATCCTATGGAGGCAACAAGCCGTCAGAATTAGCGCAGTTCTAATACACACAATAATGATTAATCTCTTGATAAACAATGAAAGAGAtggctgcccctgcccctggtcCTGTACCCAGTCAACCTCATATAGGCCTTCGTTTGTCAATCATTCATTCCAAATCCTCTAAATCTACTGATCAAGTATTGATGCAAGAGTGCATGTGAGGCTCCCAATGTGGGTTGGTGTGATCAGCTAGGGAGAGATGTACACTGGAAGAGGGATACACAGGATGAAGGCAGGGgtaacagagaaagaaaaagggagacacatagagagagagagagagagagagagagagagagagagagagagagagagagagagagagagagagagagactgtgataATATTGGTTGGATTCCCACAGGTCTGAAGGGATTTTCTCATGGGGTGAGAGCGGCTAGGTCTGGgttattgtatgtgtgtctgtgtgtggctggagTTGGGGCTGGATATTGGCCATGGGGCTTATACCCTAAGCCTCCAGGTCAATGCAGTAACATAACAGAAGAACTCAGCCACCAGGAACTAACACACACTCGGAGTTCCTCTTTTATGTGCCAgctcccactgtgtgtgtgtgtgtgtgtatttatgtgtgcagGACTTCCAGTACACTTACCTTGCCAGCTTGCTCAGGCCGACCACCTTTTTGTTGGGCAAGTACCCGATGTGAACCTGGGGACATCACCAGAGGTTAGCCAAACAAGATTAAAGGTCACACGGATTAATGCACAAACGCCCAATGGCTCTTGTTGGCTTAAAGGCATTCACATAAATGTAGACTGGTTGTGTGTTTTTAGAAAATGAAAGTTAGAATCTGAAATAGAGTTGAACCCAGTAACCCctttatctctcgctctctctccttctctctctttcacacacacacacgcacactgacctTGCCGAAAAAGGGCACCAGGTGATGTTCACACAAGGAGAACACGTCTATTTCCTTCACAATCACCATCTCATCGTGGTCCTCGTCAAATATGGCATCATTCAGGATGTCTGTGTACACACAACATGGAACTATGTTTACTATACTACAAGGAGGTTAGGAAAAGTGTAGTCTGAATTTTATTTAGTGCTCAGGGTTTTCCTGGTCTGCCTTGCCACTTGATAAAAGACCACAGGAACAAAACTTAGGCAATAAAACTGTCTTACAACACTGAGGAAAAAAAGGAGCTTACAATGTTATAACGCACACGCACTTTTAATGATTAAATGTAGAATGAGCTGTTGAATGGGCAGATTATCCCTGTGCGGTTTATACCATAAACAGCTCCCATTAATGACATTCTTCTTTAGCTGCACGTGGCAACAAGGTCTgtgaagtgtgtatgtgtgtacgtattTATAAACCACTATATGCATATGGTGCACACGGTTATATGGGGACCGGATGATGAATGTCTACAGACACTGCTG includes:
- the gch2 gene encoding GTP cyclohydrolase 2, whose translation is MEYQKASERNVHVNGSGKLGTEFHCRNGRNEHSVEAKKALVQSKNETSHREAEDESRLQAIEAAYTTILRGLGENTDRQGLLRTPLRAAKAMQFLTKGYHETIYDILNDAIFDEDHDEMVIVKEIDVFSLCEHHLVPFFGKVHIGYLPNKKVVGLSKLARIVEIYSRRLQVQERLTKQIAMAISEALQPAGVAVVIEAAHMCMVMRGVQKMNSRTVTSAMLGVFREDPKTREEFLALTKRD